The genomic window GGCCTTCTGGTCGTGGAGGTCGTTGCCCCGGTTGCCTGCCTCGAGGACATCGTCGGCGTAGCGGCAGGCAACGGCATAGAGCTGATGCAGGGCGAAGAACGCGGCGTTGCCCTCCCAGGTGGGGTCCGAGAACCGTCTGTCCCTGGGGTCCGGGTCGACGGGTGGGCTGACCGACAGCCCCGTCGCACGTGCGGCAGCGGCCAGCGGGGTCTGGGCCAGGCCGAGTGCCAGCCGGGCGGTCGCCCTGGTGAACCCGCCGGTGTTGGTCACCGCACGCGCTGCGACGGTGCCGGACGCGGGGATGAGCCCGAGCGGGTCAAGTTTTGCCTGTGCGGGCCGGATGAGGTTGGCCAGCGCAGACCGCGTGTCGGCCGCGGGGAGGCCGGTGTCGGTGGGGGTCAACTCGGTCGCGGTCATGTGTGTCCTGTCATCGGGCCGGGGCTTCCTCCCACGATAGCGCGGGGCTCGACGGCTAGGATGACTCGTGTGACCAGCATGAATTTCGGCCGCCAAGTGGGCGAGATTATTCGGCGCCAGCGAGAGCTGGCGGCCTTGCCGATGCGCCAGGTGGCTGGCATGGTCGGCATCTCAGGTCCCTATCTCTCACAGATCGAGAACGGTCTGCGGGCCCCGAGCGACCAGGTGCTGCGCAACCTCGCCGAGACACTCGGCATACCCCTGGACGACCTGATGGACGAGAGCGCCGACGACGACGCTGCCGCAGAGGACGCGTTCAAGGAAGTCATCAAGGCCGACCCCAACCTCACGGCAGCCCAGCGCAGGGCCATCCTCGAGGTCTATTCATCGATGGTCGCGGCGACCCGCTCGCAGCGACAGACGAGGGACTGAACCCGCAAAGACCTCATCGGGCCTACATTTGACCCATGCTCATCGGGCGTGCACCTGAGCAGCGGACTCTTGAGGCACTGGCCGCAGGAGCCCGCGTCGGGCGCAGTGGTGTGCTCGTCGTCGTCGGCGAGGCGGGCTGCGGCAAGACCGCGCTGCTGGACCACCTGGCGGCCACCATCCACGACATGGACGTATGCCGTGTGGTCGGCACGGAGGCCGAGCGCGACCTCGGTTTTGGTGGGCTCTCCCAGCTAGTGGGCGTGCAGACAGGCGCCGTGGAGGAGCTGCCGGAGCCGCAGGCCCGTGCGCTGGCGGTGGCGCTCAACCTCCGGACCGGGACCGACGTCGACCGGATGGCCGTGGGGGCGGGCACGCTCGGTCTGCTGAGTCGTCGCGCGGAGAGCCAACCCCTGGCTGTGCTCCTTGACGACGCACACCTGTTGGACCACTCGTCGGCCCAGGCCATCACCTTCGCGGCCCGGCGACTGCTGGCCGATCCGATCCTGCTCGTCGCTGCAGTCCGGGCAGGGGAGGACAGCCCCTTGTTGTCGGCCGGCCTGCCAGTCCTGGAGCTGGGCGGTCTGGGGACGGCAGCTGCTGGTGAACTGCTCTCCGAGCGCTCAGGCCGGCGCTTCACGGCCGGACAGATCGAGCGGCTGGTCCGTGCCACGCGGGGCAACCCACTTGCCCTCCTCGAGCTGGGCGATGATCTGGAGGCGCTTGACAGCCTGGGTCCTGACGACCCGGTCGCGGTCCGGTCCGCGCTCGCCAGGTCCTTCTTGAGCCGCACCGGGAAGCTCACGGCTGCGGCCCGGTCAGCGCTCGTCGTGGCAGCGTGCTCCAATGGTGATCCGCTGGTGGTCCACGGGGCCTGCCGTGCCCTCGGCATCGACCACGAGGGCCTTGCGGAGGCCGCCGACGCCCGGCTGATCGCCGTGACCGGCACCATCGAGTTCCGACACCCGCTCGTGCGGGCCGCCGTCGTCGGCGCCGCCGCACCCGAGGAGTTGCGGGCGGTGCACGCGGCACTGGCGGAGGCGACCGCCGCTGACGATCCCGACGGACGGACCTGGCACCTGGCTGCCGCAGCCTCCGGTCCGGACGACGAGGTTGCTGCGGCCCTTGACCGGGTCGCGGTGCGCGCGCGGGAACGGTCGGCCTATGACGTGGCCTCCTCTGCCCTGGAGCGGGCCGGGCGGCTCGCGTCGTCACCGGGAGCGCGGGGGGCTCGGTTGCTGGAGGCCGCCGAGTGCGGGTGGATCTCCGGCCAGGGACAGCGGGCCCTCACGCTGCTCGAACAGGCTGGCGAGCCGGGCTCACCGGATCTGGTTGCTCGGGCCGGTCACCTGCACGGCACCATCGCGGTCCGGACCGGCTCAATCCCAGAAGCCATCAAGGTCTTTAGCAGTGCGGCGCAACACGTTCAGGCCAGCCACCCGGACGCCGCCGCGGAGCTCTGGGCCGATGCCGTGACCGCTGCCTTGACCGCGGCTGACACCCGGTTCCTGCGCGTGGCCGCCACGGCGTTGACGGAGCTAGAACCACGGCTGACCGACGCCAGGTCGCGGATCCTGGGTGCACTGGCGACCGGGATGGCGCTCACGCTCACCGGAGGGGGTGGCGCGGACCGGATCCGGGCGTCCGTCCACCACCTGGCCACCAGCGACACGCTGCGAGCAGACCCGATGCGCGCGCAGTGGCTGGTGCTCGGGCCCCTGTTCCTGAGGGAGGAGGGGCGCTATAGGGCCCTGGTGCAGGAGGCGTTGACCGAGACCAGGGCCGCTGCTGCGATCGGGGAGCTGGCACACCTGCTGTGGCTTGTGGCCCTCGATGACGCTGCCTCGGACGGATGGTCCCGGGCGGACTCCGAGTTCCAGGAGAGTGTCGCGTTGGCCCGAGAGCTGGGACACACGACCGACCTGGCGCTGGCCCTGGCAGGCCTGGCCAGTTTGGATGCCCGGATGGGACGGGGGCCGGCGTGTCGCGAGCACGCCGTGGAGGCCATCGGACTCTGCGCCGAGAAGGACATCGTGATCGGTCGGGTGTGGGCGAGGTTGGCTCTGGGCGAGCTCGAGCTGGGTGCCGGACGGGCGGAAGAAGCCCTGGTTGAGCTGGACCAGGTCGACGCCATCCTCTCGGAGTCAGGCCTGCAGGACATGGACATCCACCCGGGTCCCGCTCGAGTGGAGGCCCTGATGCGGCTCGGACGGGTCGACGAGGCCACCAGGGTGGGCCAGGAGCTGCACCGGCTGAGCACTGCCAAGGGGCAGGCATGGGCGCTTGCTCGTGCGGAGCGGGCGCTGGGGATGGTGGCTGAGGGCGAGGCCGCGGACGAGCACTTTGCGATGGCGGCGCAGTTGCACGACGGCACCCCGGACCAGTTCGAGGCCGCGCTGACCGCGTTGGCCCACGGGGCCTCACTGCGCCGCCGGCGCCGTCGTCGCGACGCGAGGGTGCTGCTGCGCGCAGCACTCGAGGGTTTCGAGCAGCTCGGTGCCGCCCAGCGCGCCGAACAGGCCGCCGTCGAGCTCACCGCGACAGGAGAGACAGCCCAGCGACGCGGCGCGAGCAAACTCACGACGCTGACCGCTCAGGAGCGCCAGATCGCCGAGCTGCTCAGCGAGGGACAGACGACCAGAGCGGCCGCCACCGCCCTGTTCCTGAGTCCGAAGACAGTGGAATACCACCTGCGCCACGTCTACACCAAGCTGGGGGTGCGATCCCGGGCGGAGCTGACCGAGGCGCTGGCTGAGCACTGAGGACGGTGGACTCAGAGCAGGTCAGCCAGCATCGCGGCCGCACGCGCAGCGCCGTCGGTCTCCACAGGGCGATAGTCGACGACCCGGTCCAGCTCGGTCAGGACTGCCGCGGCCAGGGCGTCGGGGTCAGCGGCCTCTTCGTAGGGCAGGTGACGGCCGGCGCCATACCGCTCCAACCGGTGTCGCACGTGGAAGTTCTGTTCGAAGTGGTGGCGCAGCGGCACATAGACGAAGGGCCGGCGCCCGGCAGTGAGCTCCATGCAGGTGGTCAGACCGCCCTGCACCACCGCCAGGTCGGAGGCGGCCAGGTGTCGATACAGGTCGGGCAGGAAGCCGCGGACGTTGACACCGCGCCGTCTGGGGAGTGAACGGGGGTCGATCCGTGGCCCTGTCACGACGATGAACCGCAGGTCCGGCGCGGCTCTCCGGGCCAGCGGCACGGCGTCCAGGACTCGCTCCAGCAGTGGTCTGCCCACCCCGGTGCCGCCCACGGTGACGACACACACCCGCTCGTCCTGCGGCATACCAAGTTGGTGGCGCAGCTCTGCGCGGTCCGGCAACGCCGCGGGGTCGAAGCCGGTGACATAGCCGGCGAAGTCGAAGTTCTTGCCCATCCAGTCCGGGATCTGCGGCAGGCCGTCGCCGAAGGAGTCCGGCACCACATCCTCGGGTGAGCCGACGAAGATCGAGCGGTCCCGCACCCGGGCGAAGCGAGCGCGCTGCTCGATCATCTCGGCGTTGTAGTCGGCCGTCAGAGCAGCCTCCTCCGGCCCCCCGTCCGGCATCGGCAGCCACCCCACGAAGTCGGTCATCCAGGCGAAGTTGAACGTCTTGAGCTCGGGGTTCTCGTGCAGGAAGTAGTCCACGTCCCAGGCCTCGTCCCCCACGACCAGGTCGTAGTGCTCGTCCGCCACAAGGTCCTGGAAGACCATAAAGTTGTGCACCAGGATCGCGTCCATCCGCCGGATCGCCTGGAAGGCGTGCAGGTCGTGCTCACCGGACTCGTGCTCGACGTGGGTGGACTCGCTGGCGAGCCAGGCCGAGGCTGGGTGGACCCGCTCTCCCGCGGCCTCCAGCACCCGGGTCACCGGGTGCTGGGCGAGCCAGTCGACCTCGATGTCCGGCTCCAGGCGGCGCAGCTCCTGCACGACGGCCAGGTCGCGGGCGGCGTGCCCGAGACCGATGGGCGAGGACAGATAGAGCACACGCCTGCGCCGGGAGGGGGCGAAGGTCCAGGTGGTGGGCTCGGTCGGACGATCGGTGGACCCGATGACCGGCGCACAGGCGGAGGTCGCGAACTCGTGGATCAGCCGGTTGATCTGGACCGGGGAGCGGGACATGAGTCCGTGCCCGCCGCCCTCGATCAGGACGAGCCGGCCCCCGGTCAGCTCGGCAATCCGGCGACCGACGGCGTCGGATCGGACCCGGTCGTCGGTGCCGTGCACCACGAGCACCGGACAGGTGACGCGCTGGGCAGCCTCGTCGATCGACCGGCACACGACGCCGTCGCAACCGAGTCGTCCGAGGTTGGCGTCGACAAGAGTCTGCGGGTCGGTCTGCTCCGACCAGCGCAGGGCGTCCTCGAGCTGCTTGGTGGAGTGCGGCTCGGTGAACATCTGGTGGAAGAAGAAGTCGCGGAAGTCGGCAAAGTCGCCCTCGGTCCAGTAGTACCGGTTGTATTTGGCCCAACCCTGCGTCGGGTCCAACCGCTCGTCGAAGGCGTGGGCATCCCGCACCGGCTGGCTGACGCTGACTCCGCACGAGGGGGAGAGCGCGAAGACCCCGTCGACTCGGTCGGGGTGGTCGGCGGCGGTCTGGATCGCCCAGGACGCCGCGCACGAGAGCGCGACCAGAACCGCCCGCTCGGTCCCGGTGGCATTCAGCACCGCCGTCACATCGGCTGCGCACTCGTCGTTGGAGTATGCCGAGGCACCGGTGGGGCGCCCAGAGGCACCCGTGCCCCGGCCGTCGAAGGTGACGACGCGGAAGTGCCGGGAGAGGTAGCCGACCTGCGCCTTCCAAAAGCGGGAGTCGAAGATCTGCCAGGTGGGCAGGAGCAGCAGGGTCCGCGGCCCGGTGCCGTAGGTCTGCCAGGCCAGGTCGACACCGTCGCGGACGGTGACCCCGGTCGTGGCCGGCTCGACGGCCGTGTCGGTCTGGTCGCTCAAGCCGGCCACCGGGCTCACATCCTCACTTCGAAGACGTTGTTGAACGGGGTGCTGGCGACCGTGCGGAACTGGGTGAACCCGGCTGCGGTGGTGACGTCGCGGATTCTGGCCGGCCCCGCCTGGGTGCCCAGGGCAGTGCCGACATCCTGGGCGAGGGACGTCGGTGTGCACAGCAGGGTGGAGAACGCGTAGTAGACACGGCCCACCGGGTTGAAGTTCTCCTCAGGCCGGTCCCCGGCGATCGGCTCGACGATCATCCAGGTGCCATCGGGGGCGAGGATCTCCTTGACCTGACGGGCGGCGCCCACGGGGTCGCCCATGTCGTGCAGGCAGTCGAACATGGTGACCAGGTCATAGCCTCCACCGGGGTGCTCCGTGCTGTCGGTGGTCTGGAACGTGGCTCGTCCGTCCACGCCTGCCTCGGCTGCCCGCTGTCGAGCAACCTCGATCGAGCCCGCGTGGTAGTCGGTGCCGAGGACGGTGCTGTTCGGGAAGGCCTGCGCGATGAGGATCGCGGGTGCGCCATGGCCACTCCCGATGTCGGCGACCTTCGCGCCACGCTCCAACTTGGCCACCACGCCGTCGAGAGCAGGCAGCCAGCCGTTCACGAGGTTGGCCAGGTAGCCGGGCCTGAAGAATCGTTCGCACCCGGCGTGGACGTCCGTGTTGTGCTCGTGCCAGCCGTAGCCGGCGCCGGTGCGGGCGGCCGCCACGATGTGCGGTGCGTCGCGCACCGTGCCGTGGACGAACTGGAACAGCCCCTGCACGTAGCCGGGGCAGCTCGGGTCGGTCAGGGCGGCCGCGTGCTCGGGCGAGATGCTGAACAGCCCGGCCTCGGGGTCGTAGTCGATGTAGTCGCCGGCGGCCTGGGCATTAAGCCATTCGCGGGCGTAGTGCTCATCGGTGTCGGTGGCCCGGGCGAGCTGAGGTGCGTTGAGCGGGCCGAGGTCGGCCAGGGCGCGGTAGTAGCCGAGCTGGTCGCCCATCACGACGAGGGCGCCGTTCAGGCTAGCTCCGACCTCGTCGACGGCCCGGAAGACAAAACCCATCAGCTTGTCGGGGTCGAGCTCGGTCGCCGGGGGAGGGGTGGTGGTGATGGCCATGGTAGTGATCCTTCGCATCTAGTGTGGCCCGCAGATCGTGGCTCCGCTAGCCCGTGCCACCAGACTCATCCCTTCGGGCCACTCACCGCATCAGGTGCTCCACCTAGTCCTGACGCCGACGCAAGCCTCGCACATGTGTGCTAATATGGTGGTAGTTGGAGGGAGCGGGCGCAGTGCCCACACAGGTGAGGGGAAGGGGGGTAGTGATGTCGACCGAAGTGTTAGCCGACCGGCTGGAGCGGTTGTTGAGCGCTGCTCCTGGGCTGGAGCGTGGTCGTGGCGGGCTCTGGCGTGGGACCTGGCCGTTGCCTCCCATCACGCCGCAGCCAGTTGATGAGCCGACCCCGGAGCCCGATGACGACATCTCGCAGGATGAGGCTGCGGAGCAACTGCGCGCGGTGCTGGCGCGCCTGGGCGTTGGGTCGGGTGTGGCGGAGGCGTTGACGAGCGCGTCGCTGGCGTGTGCCACCGTCGCCAGCTCCGACGCGGGGCGCAAGCACCTGGAAGCGCCGCGGTTGCTGGAACACGGCAGTGACCTGCTGGGTGCGATCGAGTCCCTCACCGCGGCCGCGGGGCACCTGGAGTCGGTCGTCCTGTCCGCGGCGAAGCGGTTGACCTGGGTGCACGGCAAGCTGCTGCTGCGCGAGAAGGGCGCGACCAGCCCAGAGGAGCTCTCGGCCTCTCAGAAAGAGAAGTGGCGCTCTCGGGCGAAGTCCAAGGCCCGCACCGACATCGAGGCAGGGATCGGGTGGGGTGAGGGCGAGGTGCGCGACCTGGTCGCTGTCGCCAACTCCGCGGTTGAGGTCTTGGGCCCGGTCCAGCACAGCCTGCGGATCGGGGAGTCGTCCTGGCGGTTGGTCCGCAGTTACTACCGGGCCTGCACCGGCATGGCCCACGAAGACGGGGCCGCGATCGCCAACGGCTTCTTCGGCACCGACCCAGGCGCTGCGGTCACCGAACGCCTCGACTCCGCCGGGAGCTTTCTGGGTGGGCCGTGGCGGCACAAGGAGTTCTACCGGGCCCTGAAACGCGAGATCGCCCGGGTCAATGCCCAAGACCCCGAGAAGCAGAAAGAGGCTGACGCTGCCGCGAAAGCCAACGCCGACACCCACCTGATGCTCGATGAGAACGGCACCGGCACCTTCATGATCGGGACCACCGCCCTGGAGGGGACCGCGATCAACGAACGGATCGACGCCGCCGCCCGCCGGGCCCGCGCCCTGGGCGACCCACGCAGCCAGCGTCAGCTGCGGTGCGCGATCGCGACCGCGTTGCTGCTGAAAGGGACCGTCGACCTCTCGGCCATCCCCGACGACCCGGACCAGGTCACCATCGAACAGTCTGAACAGCTGGCCCGGGTCCTGTCCGGGCTACCGCCGGCCACCCTGGACGTCATCGTCCCCCTCACCACCCTCCTGGGCGCTGATCCTGAAGGCACCCCGATCCCGGCCGCGTTCACAGCCCAGCACGGCACCACCGGCAGCACCGGCAGCACCGAAGGCCCAGGCGGTCCGGGTTGCACCTGCACCTGCACCTGCGGGGCCAGCACGACATCGGGTGCTGAGGCGACGGCGGGCTCCGGTGCTGACCCGACAGGCTCCGGCAACCCACCAGGTCCCGGCCTGAGGGGACAACCCTGCCCCGACCCCGCCGCTCACACCCCGAGCCACCCTGACGACCCTGACGCCGACCCCGGTGCTCACGCCCCGAGCCACCCTGACGACCCTCATGACGCTGACGCCGACCCTCACGACCCTGACGACGATGCTGATGCTGATGATCCTTATGGCTTGGTCGATGACAAGGTCCGCCTGCCGGATGTGGGGGTGGGTGAGGTCGTCGGTCGCGAGTCACTGTTCTTGTCCCCGACACAGGTGCGTGACCTGGCCCTGGTCCCCGGCTCCACGCTGTACCGGTTGCTGACCGACCCGGCCACCGGCCGGTGTGTCGAGCGCTCGATCACCGCCTACCGCTTCGATGCCGCGATGCGCGCCCAGATCATCGCCGCTGACCGGTTCTGCCGCGCCCCCGGCTGCGTCAAGCCCGCCAAGACCTCCCAGCTGGATCACGTCCAGGAGTACGGCACCACCGGTGGGCACACCTGTGAAGCCAACGCGATGGCCCTGAGCACTACCCACCACGACAAGAAGACCAAGAAGGACGTCGATGCGATCATCAACGCCGACCGTGACGTCACCTGGACCACGTTGTTGGGGCGGATCTACACGACCAAGGCTCACGATTACAACCAGTACACCAAGCTGCTGACCGCGGCGAAGACCCAGATCGACCAGGAGATCGCCGCAGGAGCGACGCCAGCGGAGGCGATCGACGCCGCGATCTACCAAGCCCTGTCCTACCGGCCCCCCGGCTCACCCTTCGAAGCCAGGGAAGACAGTCCTGGGTGGGAGGACGACTTCACCGGCTGGGACCAGATCACCCTGACCCACACCGGCCCCGACGGGCAACGGGCCTACCGCCCCGCCCCCGACACCACCCGAGCCGAACACGAGCGCCACCAGGCCACCCGCACCCACCACGACGACGCGAGCGATGGCGACGGTGAACAGCACCACGAGCACGGCGACGACAAGCGCGACGATGGTCACACTGGGCGAGCCCCCTGGGATGAACCCCTCGGCGAACCACCCTTCTGACGCGGTGCTCCTGCGGCGCCGGCCTGTTGGACCTGGCCGCCACCGCGTCTGAGAGCATGGGTCGCGTGCGCGACATCACCTCCGAAGTCTTCGACGCCGTCCTGTTCGACAACGACGGCACTCTGATCGACTCCCGCGATGCCGTGGTCCGCTCCTGGCTGGCCTGGGCCGCCGACAACGGTGTGGCCGCCGAGGCATTGATCGGCTTTCACGGTGTGCCTAGCAGCAGCATTATCGCGGACGTGGCCCCACACCTCGATCCGGTCTCCGCGACCGCCGACATTGACGGTCGTGAGCTGGCGGACCTAGAGGGCATCGTGGCCCTGCCGGGCGCGACGGAGGCGATCGCCGCGGTCGGCTGGCGCGGCGCGATCGTCACCTCCGCCACCAGAGAGCTCGTGACCGTGCGACTGGCCGCGGCTGGCTTCACGGCACCCGAGGTGCTGGTCAGCGCAAACGACATCAGCCGTGGCAAACCAGATCCCGAGCCCTACCTCATCGCGGCCGAGAAGCTCGCCGTCGACCCGACCCGGTGCCTCGTGGTCGAGGACGCACCGGCCGGGCTGCGGTCGGGGCGCGCGGCGGGGGCCGCGACGGTCGCCGTGGTGACCACCAGCAGCGTCGAAGAGCTCGAGCCGCTGGCGGACCTTGTGGTCGATGACCTGTCGGCGCTGACGTTCACGTTGGAGGACGAAGGGGTCAGGGTCTCGCGTCGTTGACCATCGCGCCGCCGCACTGACGGCGCCCCCTTGTATGGTGCGATCGTCGGCGGTGCATTCCGTCGGCATTTCAAGCAAAGGAGCGCGTGTGCTGATCGGCGTCCCCACTGAGTCCACGTCCGGCGAGACACGTGTGGCGGCCACGCCCAGCACGGTGCGCAAGCTGATCGCCCTGGGCCACGACGTCGTCGTGCAGTCCGGTGCGGGGGAGCGGGCCAGCTATCCGGACGAGCAGTATGCCGAGGCGGGCGCCCGTCTTGACTCCGGCCCGGGCGTCTGGGACGCCGACTTCGTGGCAAAGATCGAGGCGCCCAGCACCGACGAGGTGAGCCAGCTGCAGGCAGGATCATTCCTGGCCACCCAGCTCGGCCCAGCCCAGCGGCCTGAGCTGCTCGCAGCCCTCGCAGAGCGTGGGGTCACCGCACTGGCGATGGACGCGGTGCCCAGGATCTCCCGGGCCCAGTCGCTGGACGTCCTGTCCTCGATGACCAACATCGGGGGCTACCGCGCGGTGATCGAGGCGGCCAACGAGTTCGGCTCCGTCTTCACCGGACAGGTCACCGCTGCTGGCACAGTGCCGCCGGCCAAGGTGTTCATCATCGGCGCCGGGGTCGCCGGGCTCGCGGCCATCGGGACCGCCAGCAGCCTGGGAGCCGTCGTGCGGGCCTTCGACATCCGGCCCGAGGTGGGCGAGCAGGTCGAGTCGATGGGCGCAGAGTTCGTGCGCATCGACCTGGGTGACCAGGACGAGAGCAGCGACGGCTACGCCAAAGAGATGGGGGAGGACCTCCAGCGCCGCGCCATGGAGGTCTATGCCCATGAGTGTGCCGAGGCAGACATCGTCATCACCACCGCGCTGATCCCCGGTCGCGACGCTCCGACCCTGGTCACTGCGGAGACTGTCGCGGCGATGCGTCCCGGCAGCGTGCTCGTGGACATGGCCGCCCGCAACGGCGGCAACTGCGAGCTGACCGTGCCGGGTGAGGTCATCACCACCCCCAACGGCGTGCGGATCGTCGGCTACACAGACCTGCCGGCCCGCCTGCCCACGCAGGCCTCCCAGCTCTATGGCACCAACATCGTCAACCTCGTCACGTTGCTGACCCCGGCCAAGGACGGTCGGGTCGTCCTGGATCTCGAGGACGAGGTCCAGCGCGGCCTGACGGTGACCCACGAGCGCAAGGTCCTCTGGCCACCGCCACCGGTCGCGGTCTCCGCCACCCCCACAAGACCGGCTGAGGCGACGCCTGTCACCCCGCCGGAACCGACCAAGCCCAAGGACCCGCGGCGGGGCTACGTCGCGATGGGGCTGGCCGCGGTCCTGTTCGCACTCGTGGCCAGCGTGTCACCGCCTGCCTTCCTCGGCCACTTCACCGTCTTCGCGCTGGCGGTCATCGTCGGCTTCTATGTGATCAGCAACGTCACGCATGCGCTGCACACGCCGCTCCTGGCGGAGACCAACGCGATCAGTGGGATCATCCTGGTCGGCGCACTGCTGCAGGTCGGCAACGAGGACGTTCTGGTGCGCAGCCTGGCCCTGGTGGCAACGGTCGTGGCCAGCATCAACGTGTTCGGCGGCTTCGCCGTGACTGGTCGGATGCTGCGCATGTTCCACCGGGGAGAGTCGGCATGACCCTCAACCTGGTGCAGGCGGCATACATCATCGCCGCGGTCCTCTTCGTCCTCTCCCTGGCGGGCCTGTCCAAGCACGAGACGGCCCGCCGCGGCAACGCGCTGGGGATCATTGGTATGACGATCGCCCTGGTGGCGACGATCTGGCTGGCTGCCGAGCGGGCCGCCAACCCCGGGCTCACCCTGGCGCTCATCGCGGCGGCGATGGCCGTGGGGGCGAGCATCGGTCTGTGGCGGGCCCGGGTCGTGGAGATGACCGGCATGCCGCAGCTGATCGCGATGCTGCACAGCTTTGTCGGCATCGCCGCCGTCCTGATCGGTTACAACGCCTACCTGTCCCCAGGGCCGCTGACCGGCTCCGAGGTGACCATCCACCTGGTCGAGGTGTTCCTCGGGGTCTTCATCGGCGCGGTGACCTTCACGGGGTCGGTGGTCGCGGCGCTCAAGCTCAGCGCCCGGATCAGCTCCAACCCCCTGATGCTGCCGCACCGGCATCTGCTCAACCTCGTGGCGCTGCTCGCCTCAGCCGGACTGCTGGTCTGGTTCATCCTCGGTCACGCACTGCTCCCGCTGCTGCTGATGACGGTCATCGGCCTCGCGTTCGGCTGGCACCTCGTGGCCTCGATCGGCGGCGGTGACATGCCGATCGTGGTGTCGATGCTCAACAGCTACTCCGGCTGGGCAGCTGCGGCCGCAGGCTTCATGCTCGGCAACGACCTGCTCATCGTGACCGGTGCCCTGGTCGGCTCCTCGGGTGCGATCCTGAGCTATCTGATGTGCCAGGGCATGAACCGCTCCTTCATCTCGGTGATCGCCGGTGGCTTCGGGACGGAGGGCGCCACCTTCGAGGCCGACGAGGACTATGGCGAGCACCGTGAGAGCAACGCCGCCGACGTGGCCGAGCTGTTGCGGCACGCCAAGTCCGTTGTCATCACCCCCGGCTACGGGATGGCGGTCGCCCGGGCGCAGTATCCCGTCGCCGACCTGACCAGCAAGCTGCGCAAGCTGGGGGTCAACGTGCGCTTCGGCATACACCCGGTCGCCGGGCGACTGCCGGGGCACATGAACGTCCTGCTCGCCGAGGCCAAGGTGCCCTACGACATCGTGCTCGGGATGGAGGAGGTCAATGAGGACCTGCCGCAGACCGACGTCGTGCTCGTCATCGGCGCCAACGACACGGTTAACCCGGCGGCTGTCGACCAGCCGAGCTCGCCGATCGCCGGGATGCCGGTGATCGAGGTGTGGAAGGCCCGTGAGGTTGTCGTGCTGAAGCGTTCGATGGCCAGCGGTTATGCCGGGGTGCAGAACCCGCTGTTCTTCCGGGACAACACCCGGATGCTCTTCGGCGACGCCAAGGATGTCGTCGAAGATGTCGTCAAGCTGCTCTGAGTCCCGGTTGTAGCTCTGCGGCTGGTCGACTTCTTCGGCCACCCGGACCGCTATGGGGAGCGCCACACGCTCACGGTCCCGGTGGGGGACCGCCTACGCCTGGCTTAGGTCACGCCTGACCGGGATAGAAGCCGACCCGGGCGAGTGGCTCGACGAGCTGCTCCTCCTCATACGACAGGTGTGACAGGAGGGTGTCGGTGAGCGCGTTGACCGCCTCGTCCAGCTGGCTGAAGTCGTCCGGCGTCGCGACAAAGGCGACCAGGGCGCGGTCCACCGCCTCGATGACGTCGTGGATCACCACGTGCTCCTGCTCGAGCCGGTCCAGCACCGGGGCCAGTGTCGTCTCCGCCGCGCGCAGGTGCGGGAAGACCGAGGCGTCCTC from Ornithinimicrobium cryptoxanthini includes these protein-coding regions:
- a CDS encoding HNH endonuclease signature motif containing protein; this encodes MSTEVLADRLERLLSAAPGLERGRGGLWRGTWPLPPITPQPVDEPTPEPDDDISQDEAAEQLRAVLARLGVGSGVAEALTSASLACATVASSDAGRKHLEAPRLLEHGSDLLGAIESLTAAAGHLESVVLSAAKRLTWVHGKLLLREKGATSPEELSASQKEKWRSRAKSKARTDIEAGIGWGEGEVRDLVAVANSAVEVLGPVQHSLRIGESSWRLVRSYYRACTGMAHEDGAAIANGFFGTDPGAAVTERLDSAGSFLGGPWRHKEFYRALKREIARVNAQDPEKQKEADAAAKANADTHLMLDENGTGTFMIGTTALEGTAINERIDAAARRARALGDPRSQRQLRCAIATALLLKGTVDLSAIPDDPDQVTIEQSEQLARVLSGLPPATLDVIVPLTTLLGADPEGTPIPAAFTAQHGTTGSTGSTEGPGGPGCTCTCTCGASTTSGAEATAGSGADPTGSGNPPGPGLRGQPCPDPAAHTPSHPDDPDADPGAHAPSHPDDPHDADADPHDPDDDADADDPYGLVDDKVRLPDVGVGEVVGRESLFLSPTQVRDLALVPGSTLYRLLTDPATGRCVERSITAYRFDAAMRAQIIAADRFCRAPGCVKPAKTSQLDHVQEYGTTGGHTCEANAMALSTTHHDKKTKKDVDAIINADRDVTWTTLLGRIYTTKAHDYNQYTKLLTAAKTQIDQEIAAGATPAEAIDAAIYQALSYRPPGSPFEAREDSPGWEDDFTGWDQITLTHTGPDGQRAYRPAPDTTRAEHERHQATRTHHDDASDGDGEQHHEHGDDKRDDGHTGRAPWDEPLGEPPF
- a CDS encoding HAD-IA family hydrolase, translating into MGRVRDITSEVFDAVLFDNDGTLIDSRDAVVRSWLAWAADNGVAAEALIGFHGVPSSSIIADVAPHLDPVSATADIDGRELADLEGIVALPGATEAIAAVGWRGAIVTSATRELVTVRLAAAGFTAPEVLVSANDISRGKPDPEPYLIAAEKLAVDPTRCLVVEDAPAGLRSGRAAGAATVAVVTTSSVEELEPLADLVVDDLSALTFTLEDEGVRVSRR
- a CDS encoding Re/Si-specific NAD(P)(+) transhydrogenase subunit alpha, yielding MLIGVPTESTSGETRVAATPSTVRKLIALGHDVVVQSGAGERASYPDEQYAEAGARLDSGPGVWDADFVAKIEAPSTDEVSQLQAGSFLATQLGPAQRPELLAALAERGVTALAMDAVPRISRAQSLDVLSSMTNIGGYRAVIEAANEFGSVFTGQVTAAGTVPPAKVFIIGAGVAGLAAIGTASSLGAVVRAFDIRPEVGEQVESMGAEFVRIDLGDQDESSDGYAKEMGEDLQRRAMEVYAHECAEADIVITTALIPGRDAPTLVTAETVAAMRPGSVLVDMAARNGGNCELTVPGEVITTPNGVRIVGYTDLPARLPTQASQLYGTNIVNLVTLLTPAKDGRVVLDLEDEVQRGLTVTHERKVLWPPPPVAVSATPTRPAEATPVTPPEPTKPKDPRRGYVAMGLAAVLFALVASVSPPAFLGHFTVFALAVIVGFYVISNVTHALHTPLLAETNAISGIILVGALLQVGNEDVLVRSLALVATVVASINVFGGFAVTGRMLRMFHRGESA
- the pntB gene encoding Re/Si-specific NAD(P)(+) transhydrogenase subunit beta gives rise to the protein MTLNLVQAAYIIAAVLFVLSLAGLSKHETARRGNALGIIGMTIALVATIWLAAERAANPGLTLALIAAAMAVGASIGLWRARVVEMTGMPQLIAMLHSFVGIAAVLIGYNAYLSPGPLTGSEVTIHLVEVFLGVFIGAVTFTGSVVAALKLSARISSNPLMLPHRHLLNLVALLASAGLLVWFILGHALLPLLLMTVIGLAFGWHLVASIGGGDMPIVVSMLNSYSGWAAAAAGFMLGNDLLIVTGALVGSSGAILSYLMCQGMNRSFISVIAGGFGTEGATFEADEDYGEHRESNAADVAELLRHAKSVVITPGYGMAVARAQYPVADLTSKLRKLGVNVRFGIHPVAGRLPGHMNVLLAEAKVPYDIVLGMEEVNEDLPQTDVVLVIGANDTVNPAAVDQPSSPIAGMPVIEVWKAREVVVLKRSMASGYAGVQNPLFFRDNTRMLFGDAKDVVEDVVKLL